A stretch of Oncorhynchus mykiss isolate Arlee chromosome 12, USDA_OmykA_1.1, whole genome shotgun sequence DNA encodes these proteins:
- the LOC110538665 gene encoding RNA polymerase I-specific transcription initiation factor RRN3: MEIEGRDFMNTPPLKTVRFGGNVVATLAKFKQGDTSDYELLKHQLADPDIKDAQIINWLQEFRNCVTQLSKDHEQLIYVALRLPWLGRSPAVVEEYLSFLSNLVSAQTVYLRACLKMVVSNFKPKRVKICEGGVDISDSDDDDENLPRSFDQCHQALQLIGRYVPSTSCFLMPILIENFPFVQKSSRTLECYVHNLLRVAVYIPSLRRDVLELIISRMLKLDVSAPRGEIEDVEENAVQQELKGEQEEEGLFDMDEDVCSVNSSPAGTNVMVHPVAERLDTLMVVLLAFIKDMCHVNGCLDVERTKDLYKDLVCVFDKLILPTHASCHVQYALFYLCSFRLALAEAFLEHLWRLLQSPSHPAVLRQSAAGYMGSFLARANFLPVVTVRACLDLLVPWLHLYIDSQDSGSRAYCDITLHGPFYNACQAVFYTLIFRHRSILEGNMKKGLAYLQSLNLERIVMCQLNPLKVCLPAVTNMFAAITRKYQLVFCYTIIERNNRHVLPVVRSSVGGDCVSTNTNPLDSFFPFDPYVLKRSSKLIEPLYQVWEEPADTGVDTVTTKRVRPCSDADEDDFLRGETPETKGVMGMTPGSYESHLHSPSSVGSPPISFLQRPYHH; the protein is encoded by the exons ATGGAGATTGAAGGGAGAGATTTCATGAACACTCCCCCCTTGAAGACGGTGCGGTTTGGGGGAAATGTTGTTGCCACGTTAGCGAAATTCAAACAG GGAGACACCAGTGACTATGAGTTGTTGAAACATCAGCTGGCAGATCCAGATATCAAG GATGCCCAAATCATCAACTGGCTGCAGGAGTTCCGGAATTGTGTGACACAACTCAGCAAAGACCATGAGCAGCTGATCTATGTGGCTCTG AGGCTGCCGTGGCTGGGCCGAAGCCCTGCCGTAGTGGAGGAGTATCTGTCCTTCCTCAGTAACCTGGTATCTGCCCAGACGGTCTACCTCCGGGCCTGCCTCAAGATGGTGGTCTCCAACTTCAAACCCA AGAGAGTGAAGATCTGTGAGGGAGGAGTGGACATCTCTGACTCGGATGATGACGATGAAA ACCTTCCAAGAAGTTTTGACCAGTGTCACCAGGCCTTGCAGCTGATTGGCAGATATGTCCCATC CACCAGCTGTTTCCTGATGCCCATTCTGATTGAAAACTTTCCTTTTGTGCAGAAATCTTCCAGAACCCTG GAGTGTTATGTCCATAACCTTCTGCGGGTGGCGGTGTACATCCCCTCTCTACGACGAGACGTCCTGGAACTCATCATCAGTAGGATGCTCAAACTGGAT GTGAGTGCTCCccggggagagatagaggatgtggaggagaaCGCTGTGCAGCAGGAGTTGaaaggagagcaggaggaggagggcctcTTTGACATG gatGAGGATGTGTGTTCAGTGAATTCCAGTCCAGCAGGGACCAATGTGATGGTCCACCCTGTCGCTGAGAGACTGGACACTCTCATGGTTGTGCTGCTGGCCTTCATCAAGGACATGTGCCACGTCAACG gttGTCTGGATGTGGAGCGGACTAAGGATCTGTACAaggacctggtgtgtgtgtttgataaaCTTATCCTACCTACACACGCCTCCTGTCACGTCCAATACGCCCTCTTCTACCTCTGCAGCTTCAGACTG GCTCTGGCGGAGGCGTTTCTGGAACACCTGTGGAGGTTACTGCAGAGCCCGTCTCACCCGGCAGTACTGCGCCAATCTGCCGCTGGCTACATGGGTAGCTTCCTGGCCCGTGCCAACTTCCTGCCCGTCGT TACGGTACGTGCGTGTCTGGACCTGCTGGTCCCCTGGCTCCACCTATACATAGACAGCCAGGACTCCGGCTCCCGGGCCTACTGTGACATCACGCTACACGGGCCCTTCTACAACGCCTGCCAGGCTGTCTTCTACACACTCATCTTCAGACACAGGAGCATCCTGGAGGGCAACATGAAGAAAG GGCTGGCGTACCTGCAGAGTCTGAACCTAGAGAGGATAGTGATGTGTCAGCTCAACCCTCTGAaggtctgcctgcctgccgtcaCTAACATGTTTGCTGCCATCACCAG aaaGTACCAGTTGGTGTTCTGCTACACCATCATCGAGAGGAACAACCGTCATGTTCTCCCAGTGGTCCGCAGCTCCGTGGGGGGCGACTGTGTGTCCACCAACACCAACCCCCTGGACAGTTTCTTCCCCTTCGACCCCTACGTGCTCAAGAG gtcaAGTAAACTCATCGAGCCCCTCTACCAGGTGTGGGAGGAGCCAGCAGACACTGGGGTGGACACCGTCACCACCAAGAGAGTCAGACCG tgctCGGATGCAGATGAGGATGACTTCCTGCGAGGGGAGACGCCGGAGACAAAGGGAGTGATGGGTATGACCCCTGGCTCGTATGAGTCACACCTCCACAGCCCCAGCAGTGTGGGCTCGCCGCCCATCTCCTTCCTACAGAGACCCTATCATCACTGA
- the LOC110539001 gene encoding LOW QUALITY PROTEIN: zinc-binding protein A33 (The sequence of the model RefSeq protein was modified relative to this genomic sequence to represent the inferred CDS: deleted 2 bases in 1 codon; substituted 1 base at 1 genomic stop codon) — MSSSVCLPEEDLSCPVCCDIFRDPVLLPCSHSFCKTCLQCYWNTSALRQCPVCRRRASKRTPPSNLALKNLCEALQQGRIQSSVEGNHVLCCLHGERDSDSSVWWTSSLSVXCAKPKIHKNHDCVPTEKAAQDCKDELNVTLKTLQHTLDSLIRLKGTSEEMTKSIKIKDLFVELHQFLHEEEAARLAALKEEEEEKIGLMKSMVTKAAAGMLYLKETITVITQEMTDAEDMTLLQNCNATIESPGQGPDRISGALIDVAKHLCNLKIRVWKKVLLHVEYTPVTLDLNTAHPCLFLSHDPTSLQYTSQPHRLPDNPERFHMSAEVLGMTGLSSGSHCWVVDTGCNHDWILGVACTSVTRNAEVQAQPENGFWTMCLRDREYRAMTSPPTAMTVTEKLKRVRVQLDWDKGQVSFFDPADDDTPLDSFSHTFTEKVFLYFYTQSKHPLRILPERMCVTVQQSGTGHPCTVPD, encoded by the exons ATGTCATCCAGTGTGTGTCTCCCAGAGGAGGATCTCTCCTGTCCTGTGTGCTGTGACATCTTCAGGGACCCTGTCCTCCTACCATGCAGCCACAGCTTTTGTAAGACCTGCCTACAATGCTACTGGAACACCTCAGCCCTCAGACAGTGCCCTGTCTGCAGGAGAAGAGCTTCCAAGCGCACCCCTCCCTCCAACCTGGCTCTGAAGAACCTCTGTGAAGCTTTGCAACAGGGCAGGATTCAGAGCTCAGTCGAGGGGAACCATGTACTTTGTTGtctacatggagagagagactcagattcTTCTGTCTGGTGGACAAGCAGCCTGTCTGTGTAGTGTGCCAAGC CGAAAATACACAAGAACCATGACTGCGTACCCACAGAGAAGGCAGCACAGGATTGCAAG GATGAGCTCAACGTAACACTGAAAACCTTACAGCATACTCTGGACTCCCTCATTAGACTGAAGGGAACCTCTGAAGAGATGACCAAGTCCATTAAG ATAAAGGATCTGTTTGTGGAACTCCACCAGTTCCTGCATGAGGAAGAGGCAGCGAGGCTAGCTGCtctgaaggaggaggaagaggagaagatagGGCTGATGAAGAGTATGGTGACAAAGGCTGCAGCAGGGATGTTATACCTCAAAGAGACTATAACAGTCATAACACAGGAGATGACTGATGCTGAAGACATGACATTGCTCCAG AATTGTAACGCCACTATAGAG AGCCCAGGGCAGGGCCCAGACAGGATTTCAGGGGCGCTGATTGATGTGGCCAAGCACCTCTGTAACCTCAAGATCAGAGTCTGGAAGAAAGTGCTTCTGCATGTTGAATACA CTCCTGTGACCTTGGACCTAAACACAGCCCACCCCTGCCTCTTCCTGTCACATGACCCCACGTCCCTTCAGTACACCAGCCAACCCCACCGTCTCCCTGACAACCCTGAGCGCTTCCACATGAGTGCAGAGGTCCTGGGCATGACCGGGCTTAGCTCAGGAAGCCACTGCTGGGTAGTGGATACAGGATGTAACCATGACTGGATTCTGGGCGTGGCCTGTACGTCTGTCACCAGGAATGCGGAGGTCCAGGCCCAGCCCGAGAACGGGTTTTGGACCATGTGTCTGCGAGACAGGGAGTACAGAGCGATGACCTCACCCCCAACAGCCATGACAGTCACAGAGAAACTCAAGAGGGTCAGAGTGCAGCTGGACTGGGACAAGGGTCAAGTGTCTTTCTTTGACCCTGCTGATGACGATACACCCCTtgactctttctcacacacattcacagagaAAGTGTTTCTGTATTTCTATACGCAAAGCAAACACCCCCTGAGAATCCTACCTGAGAGGATGTGTGTTACAGTGCAACAGAGTGGGACAGGACATCCCTGTACAGTTCCCGACTGA
- the LOC110538666 gene encoding tubulin beta-4B chain, with the protein MREIVHLQAGQCGNQIGAKFWEVISDEHGIDPTGTYHGDSDLQLDRINVYYNEASGGKYVPRAILVDLEPGTMDSVRSGPFGQIFRPDNFVFGQSGAGNNWAKGHYTEGAELVDSVMDVVRKEAESCDCLQGFQLTHSLGGGTGSGMGTLLISKIREEYPDRIMNTFSVVPSPKVSDTVVEPYNATLSVHQLVENTDETFCIDNEALYDICFRTLKLTTPTYGDLNHLVSATMSGVTTCLRFPGQLNADLRKLAVNMVPFPRLHFFMPGFAPLTSRGSQQYRALSVPELTQQMFDSKNMMAACDPRHGRYLTVAAIFRGRMSMKEVDEQMLNVQNKNSSYFVEWIPNNVKTAVCDIPPRGLKMSATFIGNSTAIQELFKRISEQFTAMFRRKAFLHWYTGEGMDEMEFTEAESNMNDLVSEYQQYQDATAEEGEFEEEGEEEAA; encoded by the exons ATGCGCGAAATAGTGCATCTGCAAGCCGGACAGTGCGGAAACCAGATTGGAGCCAAG TTCTGGGAGGTGATCAGTGATGAGCATGGCATCGACCCGACTGGAACCTACCATGGAGACAGCGACCTGCAGCTAGACAGGATCAATGTGTACTACAATGAGGCCTCAG GTGGGAAGTATGTCCCCCGTGCCATCCTGGTGGATCTGGAGCCGGGCACCATGGACTCTGTCAGGTCTGGCCCCTTCGGACAGATCTTCAGGCCAGACAACTTTGTCTTCG GCCAGAGTGGAGCTGGAAACAACTGGGCCAAGGGCCACTACACAGAGGGAGCAGAGCTGGTAGACTCTGTCATGGATGTAGTGAGGAAGGAGGCAGAGAGCTGTGACTGCCTCCAGGGTTTCCAGCTCACCCACTCCCTGGGTGGGGGTACTGGCTCTGGCATGGGCACCCTGCTCATCAGCAAGATCCGCGAGGAGTACCCTGACCGCATCATGAACACCTTCAGCGTGGTGCCCTCTCCCAAAGTGTCCGACACAGTGGTGGAGCCCTACAACGCCACCCTCTCTGTGCATCAGCTGGTGGAGAACACAGATGAGACCTTCTGCATTGACAACGAAGCCCTCTACGACATCTGCTTCCGCACTCTCAAGCTCACCACACCCACCTATGGAGACCTCAACCACCTGGTGTCAGCCACCATGAGTGGAGTGACCACCTGCCTTCGTTTCCCTGGCCAGCTCAACGCCGACCTCCGCAAACTGGCTGTCAACATGGTGCCCTTCCCCCGCCTGCACTTCTTCATGCCCGGCTTCGCCCCCCTCACCAGCAGGGGGAGTCAGCAGTACCGCGCCCTGTCCGTGCCTGAGCTCACCCAGCAGATGTTCGACTCCAAGAACATGATGGCGGCCTGCGACCCCCGTCACGGCCGTTACCTCACCGTGGCCGCCATCTTCCGTGGCCGCATGTCCATGAAGGAGGTGGACGAGCAGATGCTCAACGTCCAGAACAAGAACAGCAGCTACTTTGTGGAATGGATCCCCAACAACGTGAAGACCGCTGTCTGCGACATCCCACCCCGCGGCCTCAAGATGTCTGCCACCTTCATCGGCAACAGCACAGCCATCCAGGAGCTGTTCAAGCGTATCTCTGAGCAGTTCACTGCCATGTTCCGTCGTAAGGCCTTCCTTCACTGGTACACCGGAGAGGGTATGGATGAGATGGAGTTCACTGAGGCTGAGAGCAACATGAATGACCTGGTGTCTGAGTACCAGCAGTACCAAGATGCCACCGCTGAGGAGGGCGAgtttgaagaggagggagaagaggaagccGCCTAA
- the LOC110538667 gene encoding tubulin beta-4B chain, with translation MREIVHLQAGQCGNQIGAKFWEVISDEHGIDPTGTYHGDSDLQLDRINVYYNEASGGKYVPRAILVDLEPGTMDSVRSGPFGQIFRPDNFVFGQSGAGNNWAKGHYTEGAELVDSVMDVVRKEAESCDCLQGFQLTHSLGGGTGSGMGTLLISKIREEYPDRIMNTFSVVPSPKVSDTVVEPYNATLSVHQLVENTDETFCIDNEALYDICFRTLKLTTPTYGDLNHLVSATMSGVTTCLRFPGQLNADLRKLAVNMVPFPRLHFFMPGFAPLTSRGSQQYRALSVPELTQQMFDSKNMMAACDPRHGRYLTVAAIFRGRMSMKEVDEQMLNVQNKNSSYFVEWIPNNVKTAVCDIPPRGLKMAATFIGNSTAIQELFKRISEQFTAMFRRKAFLHWYTGEGMDEMEFTEAESNMNDLVSEYQQYQDATAEEGEFEEEGEEEAA, from the exons ATGCGAGAAATAGTGCATCTGCAAGCCGGCCAGTGCGGTAACCAGATCGGAGCCAAG tTCTGGGAGGTGATCAGTGATGAGCATGGCATCGACCCGACTGGAACCTACCATGGAGACAGCGACCTGCAGCTAGACAGGATCAATGTGTACTACAATGAGGCCTCAG GTGGGAAGTATGTCCCCCGTGCCATCCTGGTGGATCTGGAGCCGGGCACCATGGACTCTGTCAGGTCTGGCCCCTTCGGACAGATCTTCAGGCCAGACAACTTTGTCTTCG GCCAGAGCGGAGCAGGAAACAACTGGGCCAAGGGCCACTACACAGAGGGAGCAGAGCTGGTAGACTCTGTCATGGATGTAGTGAGGAAGGAGGCAGAGAGCTGTGACTGCCTCCAGGGTTTCCAGCTCACCCACTCCCTGGGTGGGGGTACTGGCTCTGGCATGGGCACCCTGCTCATCAGCAAGATCCGCGAGGAGTACCCTGACCGCATCATGAACACCTTCAGCGTGGTGCCCTCTCCCAAAGTGTCCGACACAGTGGTGGAGCCCTACAACGCCACCCTCTCTGTGCATCAGCTGGTGGAGAACACAGATGAGACCTTCTGCATTGACAACGAAGCCCTCTACGACATCTGCTTCCGCACTCTCAAGCTCACCACACCCACCTATGGAGACCTCAACCACCTGGTGTCAGCCACCATGAGTGGAGTGACCACCTGCCTTCGTTTCCCTGGCCAGCTCAACGCCGACCTCCGCAAACTGGCTGTCAACATGGTGCCCTTCCCCCGCCTGCACTTCTTCATGCCCGGCTTCGCCCCCCTCACCAGCAGGGGGAGTCAGCAGTACCGCGCCCTGTCCGTGCCTGAGCTCACCCAGCAGATGTTCGACTCCAAGAACATGATGGCAGCCTGCGACCCCCGTCACGGCCGTTACCTCACCGTGGCCGCCATCTTCCGTGGCCGCATGTCTATGAAGGAGGTGGACGAGCAGATGCTCAACGTCCAGAACAAGAACAGCAGCTACTTTGTGGAATGGATCCCCAACAACGTGAAGACCGCTGTCTGCGACATCCCACCCCGCGGCCTCAAGATGGCTGCCACCTTCATTGGCAACAGCACAGCCATCCAGGAGCTGTTCAAGCGTATCTCTGAGCAGTTCACTGCCATGTTCCGTCGTAAGGCCTTCCTTCACTGGTACACTGGAGAGGGTATGGATGAGATGGAGTTCACTGAGGCTGAGAGCAACATGAATGACCTGGTGTCTGAGTACCAGCAGTACCAAGATGCCACCGCTGAGGAGGGCGAgtttgaagaggagggagaagaggaagccGCCTAA
- the LOC110538668 gene encoding protein crumbs homolog 3, which yields MEMALLPDIAAWPGLLTGSVLLLVLGSNPSWVVGDNTTNSLPSNTTAPGPNIAAIVAPTVILGLLAIASAVLVWLFCVVRKKRQTEGTYRPSAEEQTGASSVETPDALKLPKEERLI from the exons ATGGAGATGGCACTGCTCCCAGACATCGCAGCCTGGCCTGGTCTCCTGACTGGGAGTGTCCTACTCCTGGTCTTGGGGAGTAATCCTTCCTGGGTTGTGG GGGACAACACAACTAATAGTCTACCCTCTAACACAACTGCCCCA GGACCCAACATTGCAGCTATTGTGGCCCCGACTGTTATACTGGGGCTGCTGGCCATAGCATCTGCTGTGCTAGTGTGGCTTTTCTGCGTGGTGAGGAAGAAGAGGCAGACGGAGGGGACATACCGGCCCAGTGCTGAGGAGCAGACGGGGGCCAGCAGTGTTGAGACACCAGACGCACTCAAACTGCCCAAGGAGGAGAGACTCATCTGA